Within the Pseudomonadota bacterium genome, the region CCAGCGCGCGAGGGTCGGATGCGCGAGGCGGTAGTAGACGTGGCGGCCCTCACGGCGTTCGATGACCAGGTTGTGGGCGCGCAGCACGGCCATGTTCTGTGACACGCGAACGGCACTCGAGCTGATTCGCTCGGCCAGGGTTCCCACGTCGCGCTCCCCCTCTCGCAGCTCTTCGACGATTTTCAGGCGGTCGGCATGCGAGAGGGCGCTCATGATGCGCGCCAGGGCTTTTGTAGCGAGGTTTCGCTGTGGCATGGGCTCTCCAGGTT harbors:
- a CDS encoding transcriptional regulator, which codes for MPQRNLATKALARIMSALSHADRLKIVEELREGERDVGTLAERISSSAVRVSQNMAVLRAHNLVIERREGRHVYYRLAHPTLARWVLEGLRFVAPDQQQTEALRDAVETAVALWSAEPEETSS